Proteins encoded by one window of Cannabis sativa cultivar Pink pepper isolate KNU-18-1 chromosome 4, ASM2916894v1, whole genome shotgun sequence:
- the LOC115714012 gene encoding protein MEI2-like 4 isoform X1 — MPSEIRDLQGLSSSYFSEDSCFPNERQVGFWKSEGMLHNYANENSVASSSLDKHLPVERLNMKPMEQPKSFLMRDQNVNGSLNRLAVGVERAASHSLPSLKPTDHPVVQSSTKAEAAPYFVEGGKFNAMGSQYESSLFSSSMTELFSRKLRLSSNNGLYGHSVDTVASHYEEEEIIESLEEIEAQTIGNLLPDDDDLLSGVTDGLNYNIQSNGGDDMEELDLFSSVGGMDLEDDGSSPGLKCSDFPGVVSNGQLGLSNGSIVGEHPYGEHPSRTLFVRNINSNVEDSELKTLFEQYGDIRTLYTACKHRGFVMISYYDLRSARNAMKALQNRPLRRRKLDIHYSIPKENPSEKDVNQGTLVVFNLESSVSNDELRQIFGVYGEIKEIRDAPHRSHHKFIEFYDIRAAETALRALNRSDIAGKQIKLEPGRLGGTKCSGQQLPSELDQDECSVYLQQSSPPINSITGFSVSLGAITSSAVDNGSTIAAQSATQNPSLEAAFHHGISSSVPNSLSSLVRIESLGNHAGLSESNHSSGPLKFDIHGTSPFHPHSLPEYYDGLANGIHCNSPGALSSGINPRPLERIENRQFSRVNSNSMELNESVFGSSGSGSCSLPGHHFTWSNNSYHPQPPGMMWPNSPSFVNGVSAPHPQSRVHGLPRAPSHMLNPGLPISNHPVGSAPVTNPSIWDRRHSFAGESPEASGFHPGSLGNMRMSNSSHSLEFVSNNLFSHGGNCMDLPIASKSVGLQSHHQRCMLFPGRGQMMPIMNSFDPPGDRGRSRRTESNSNQLDNKKQYELDVDRIMRGDDKRTTLMIKNIPNKYTSKMLLAAIDERHRGTYDFIYLPIDFKNKCNVGYAFINMTDPTMIIPFYQSFNGKKWEKFNSEKVASLAYGRIQGKAALIAHFQNSSLMNEDKRCRPILFNTDGPNAGDQVPFPMGVNVRIRPGKARTNAFEEINQGSPPNMGHGGDDSSQGETSTCSAKELD; from the exons ATGCCATCTGAAATAAGAGACCTGCAGGGATTGTCTTCCTCCTACTTCTCTGAGGATTCATGTTTCCCTAACGAG AGGCAAGTTGGTTTCTGGAAGTCCGAAGGCATGCTCCATAACTATG CCAATGAAAACTCAGTTGCATCATCATCTCTGGATAAGCActtaccagtggaacgcttgaaTATGAAGCCTATGGAACAACCCAAGTCTTTCCTAATGCGGGACCAGAATGTGAACGGTAGCTTAAATAGACTTGCTGTTGGAGTGGAGAGAGCAGCTAGTCATTCCTTGCCTTCGTTGAAACCCACAGACCATCCAGTTGTGCAATCTAGTACAAAGGCAGAAGCAGCGCCATATTTTGTGGAGGGTGGAAAATTCAACGCAATGGGTTCTCAGTATGAGAGTAGCCTTTTCTCAAGTTCAATGACTGAGTTGTTTAGTCGTAAGT TGAGATTGTCATCAAACAATGGTCTATATGGTCATTCAGTTGACACTGTTGCTTCACATTACGAGGAAGAGGAAATAATTGAATCCCTTGAAGAAATAGAGGCTCAAACCATTGGGAACCTACTTCCTGATGATGATGACTTGCTCTCTGGAGTTACTGATGGGCTTAATTATAATATCCAATCAAATGGTGGGGATGATATGGAGGAGTTGGACCTTTTTAGCAGTGTTGGAGGAATGGATTTGGAAGATGATGGTTCATCTCCTGGACTAAAATGTAGTGATTTCCCTGGAGTAGTTTCTAATGGTCAGTTAGGGTTAAGTAATGGTTCGATTGTTGGAGAACATCCTTATGGAGAACACCCTTCTAGGACCTTGTTTGTGAGAAACATAAATAGCAATGTTGAAGATTCTGAGTTGAAAACCCTATTTGAG CAATATGGAGACATCCGGACTCTTTATACAGCTTGCAAGCACCGTGGTTTTGTTATGATCTCCTATTACGATCTAAGGTCAGCTCGAAATGCAATGAAAGCACTCCAGAATAGGCCATTGAGGCGTCGGAAGCTCGACATACATTACTCAATTCCAAAG gaGAATCCCTCCGAAAAGGACGTTAATCAGGGTACTCTTGTAGTATTTAACCTCGAATCTTCTGTTTCAAATGATGAACTTCGTCAAATATTTGGTGTTTATGGAGAAATCAAGGAG ATACGTGATGCCCCACACAGAAGTCATCACaaatttattgaattttatgaTATTAGAGCTGCAGAGACTGCTCTTCGTGCATTGAACAGAAGTGATATTGCTGGAAAGCAGATTAAACTAGAGCCAGGTCGTCTTGGGGGAACAAAATG TTCGGGGCAGCAGTTACCTTCGGAGTTGGACCAAGATGAATGTAGTGTTTATTTGCAGCAGAGTAGCCCTCCTATTAACTCAATCACTGGCTTTTCTG TTTCACTCGGAGCAATTACATCTTCTGCCGTAGATAATGGGAGTACTATAGCTGCTCAGAGTGCAACACAAAATCCATCCCTGGAAGCTGCATTTCATCACGGGATATCTTCTAGTGTTCCTAACAGCTTATCCTCTCTAGTTAGAATTGAATCTCTAGGCAATCATGCTGGCCTTTCAGAATCCAATCATTCATCGGGGCCACTAAAGTTTGACATCCATGGAACATCACCTTTTCATCCTCATTCACTGCCAGAGTATTATGATGGTTTAGCCAATGGCATCCATTGTAATTCTCCAGGAGCTTTGTCTTCTGGCATCAATCCTAGACCACTAGAAAGAATTGAAAATAGACAATTTTCCCGGGTTAACTCAAACTCAATGGAACTCAATGAAAGTG TTTTTGGGTCTTCTGGTAGCGGTAGCTGTTCACTTCCTGGACATCATTTTACTTGGAGCAACAACTCATATCACCCTCAACCTCCAGGTATGATGTGGCCAAACTCACCCTCATTTGTCAATGGAGTTTCTGCACCACATCCCCAATCAAGGGTTCATGGACTGCCTAGGGCACCATCTCACATGTTGAACCCGGGTTTACCTATAAGTAACCACCCAGTGGGGTCGGCACCAGTGACTAATCCTTCTATCTGGGATAGGCGACACTCCTTTGCAGGGGAATCCCCTGAGGCTTCTGGATTTCATCCTGGTTCCCTTGGGAATATGAGAATGTCAAACTCTTCCCATTCTTTAGAATTTGTTTCGAATAACCTCTTTTCACATGGTGGAAACTGCATGGACTTGCCAATTGCTTCAAAAAGTGTAGGACTTCAGTCCCATCATCAGAGGTGCATGTTGTTTCCAGGTCGAGGCCAAATGATGCCAATTATGAATTCATTTGATCCTCCTGGTGACCGTGGTAGAAGTCGTAGAACTGAAAGCAACTCTAATCAGCTAGACAACAAGAAACAATATGAGTTGGATGTTGACCGTATAATGAGAGGAGATGATAAGCGAACGACACTAATGATAAAGAACATTCCTAACAA GTATACTTCCAAGATGCTTTTGGCTGCAATTGATGAGCGCCATCGAGGAACTTATGATTTCATTTATCTACCTATTGATTTTAAG AATAAATGCAATGTGGGGTATGCATTCATCAACATGACGGATCCAACTATGATTATTCCTTTCTACCAG TCATTTAATGGAAAGAAATGGGAGAAATTCAATAGTGAGAAGGTTGCTTCATTAGCATATGGTCGCATCCAAGGTAAAGCTGCTCTGATTGCACATTTCCAAAATTCAAGCTTGATGAATGAGGATAAGCGATGCCGACCCATTCTTTTCAACACAGACGGGCCAAATGCTGGTGATCAG GTACCATTCCCAATGGGGGTGAACGTTCGTATAAGACCTGGAAAAGCTCGAACAAATGCATTTGAAGAGATCAATCAAGGAAGTCCACCAAATATGGGACATGGGGGCGATGATTCTTCACAAGGAGAAACATCTACTTGTTCTGCAAAGGAGTTGGATTGA
- the LOC115714012 gene encoding protein MEI2-like 4 isoform X2 has translation MLHNYANENSVASSSLDKHLPVERLNMKPMEQPKSFLMRDQNVNGSLNRLAVGVERAASHSLPSLKPTDHPVVQSSTKAEAAPYFVEGGKFNAMGSQYESSLFSSSMTELFSRKLRLSSNNGLYGHSVDTVASHYEEEEIIESLEEIEAQTIGNLLPDDDDLLSGVTDGLNYNIQSNGGDDMEELDLFSSVGGMDLEDDGSSPGLKCSDFPGVVSNGQLGLSNGSIVGEHPYGEHPSRTLFVRNINSNVEDSELKTLFEQYGDIRTLYTACKHRGFVMISYYDLRSARNAMKALQNRPLRRRKLDIHYSIPKENPSEKDVNQGTLVVFNLESSVSNDELRQIFGVYGEIKEIRDAPHRSHHKFIEFYDIRAAETALRALNRSDIAGKQIKLEPGRLGGTKCSGQQLPSELDQDECSVYLQQSSPPINSITGFSVSLGAITSSAVDNGSTIAAQSATQNPSLEAAFHHGISSSVPNSLSSLVRIESLGNHAGLSESNHSSGPLKFDIHGTSPFHPHSLPEYYDGLANGIHCNSPGALSSGINPRPLERIENRQFSRVNSNSMELNESVFGSSGSGSCSLPGHHFTWSNNSYHPQPPGMMWPNSPSFVNGVSAPHPQSRVHGLPRAPSHMLNPGLPISNHPVGSAPVTNPSIWDRRHSFAGESPEASGFHPGSLGNMRMSNSSHSLEFVSNNLFSHGGNCMDLPIASKSVGLQSHHQRCMLFPGRGQMMPIMNSFDPPGDRGRSRRTESNSNQLDNKKQYELDVDRIMRGDDKRTTLMIKNIPNKYTSKMLLAAIDERHRGTYDFIYLPIDFKNKCNVGYAFINMTDPTMIIPFYQSFNGKKWEKFNSEKVASLAYGRIQGKAALIAHFQNSSLMNEDKRCRPILFNTDGPNAGDQVPFPMGVNVRIRPGKARTNAFEEINQGSPPNMGHGGDDSSQGETSTCSAKELD, from the exons ATGCTCCATAACTATG CCAATGAAAACTCAGTTGCATCATCATCTCTGGATAAGCActtaccagtggaacgcttgaaTATGAAGCCTATGGAACAACCCAAGTCTTTCCTAATGCGGGACCAGAATGTGAACGGTAGCTTAAATAGACTTGCTGTTGGAGTGGAGAGAGCAGCTAGTCATTCCTTGCCTTCGTTGAAACCCACAGACCATCCAGTTGTGCAATCTAGTACAAAGGCAGAAGCAGCGCCATATTTTGTGGAGGGTGGAAAATTCAACGCAATGGGTTCTCAGTATGAGAGTAGCCTTTTCTCAAGTTCAATGACTGAGTTGTTTAGTCGTAAGT TGAGATTGTCATCAAACAATGGTCTATATGGTCATTCAGTTGACACTGTTGCTTCACATTACGAGGAAGAGGAAATAATTGAATCCCTTGAAGAAATAGAGGCTCAAACCATTGGGAACCTACTTCCTGATGATGATGACTTGCTCTCTGGAGTTACTGATGGGCTTAATTATAATATCCAATCAAATGGTGGGGATGATATGGAGGAGTTGGACCTTTTTAGCAGTGTTGGAGGAATGGATTTGGAAGATGATGGTTCATCTCCTGGACTAAAATGTAGTGATTTCCCTGGAGTAGTTTCTAATGGTCAGTTAGGGTTAAGTAATGGTTCGATTGTTGGAGAACATCCTTATGGAGAACACCCTTCTAGGACCTTGTTTGTGAGAAACATAAATAGCAATGTTGAAGATTCTGAGTTGAAAACCCTATTTGAG CAATATGGAGACATCCGGACTCTTTATACAGCTTGCAAGCACCGTGGTTTTGTTATGATCTCCTATTACGATCTAAGGTCAGCTCGAAATGCAATGAAAGCACTCCAGAATAGGCCATTGAGGCGTCGGAAGCTCGACATACATTACTCAATTCCAAAG gaGAATCCCTCCGAAAAGGACGTTAATCAGGGTACTCTTGTAGTATTTAACCTCGAATCTTCTGTTTCAAATGATGAACTTCGTCAAATATTTGGTGTTTATGGAGAAATCAAGGAG ATACGTGATGCCCCACACAGAAGTCATCACaaatttattgaattttatgaTATTAGAGCTGCAGAGACTGCTCTTCGTGCATTGAACAGAAGTGATATTGCTGGAAAGCAGATTAAACTAGAGCCAGGTCGTCTTGGGGGAACAAAATG TTCGGGGCAGCAGTTACCTTCGGAGTTGGACCAAGATGAATGTAGTGTTTATTTGCAGCAGAGTAGCCCTCCTATTAACTCAATCACTGGCTTTTCTG TTTCACTCGGAGCAATTACATCTTCTGCCGTAGATAATGGGAGTACTATAGCTGCTCAGAGTGCAACACAAAATCCATCCCTGGAAGCTGCATTTCATCACGGGATATCTTCTAGTGTTCCTAACAGCTTATCCTCTCTAGTTAGAATTGAATCTCTAGGCAATCATGCTGGCCTTTCAGAATCCAATCATTCATCGGGGCCACTAAAGTTTGACATCCATGGAACATCACCTTTTCATCCTCATTCACTGCCAGAGTATTATGATGGTTTAGCCAATGGCATCCATTGTAATTCTCCAGGAGCTTTGTCTTCTGGCATCAATCCTAGACCACTAGAAAGAATTGAAAATAGACAATTTTCCCGGGTTAACTCAAACTCAATGGAACTCAATGAAAGTG TTTTTGGGTCTTCTGGTAGCGGTAGCTGTTCACTTCCTGGACATCATTTTACTTGGAGCAACAACTCATATCACCCTCAACCTCCAGGTATGATGTGGCCAAACTCACCCTCATTTGTCAATGGAGTTTCTGCACCACATCCCCAATCAAGGGTTCATGGACTGCCTAGGGCACCATCTCACATGTTGAACCCGGGTTTACCTATAAGTAACCACCCAGTGGGGTCGGCACCAGTGACTAATCCTTCTATCTGGGATAGGCGACACTCCTTTGCAGGGGAATCCCCTGAGGCTTCTGGATTTCATCCTGGTTCCCTTGGGAATATGAGAATGTCAAACTCTTCCCATTCTTTAGAATTTGTTTCGAATAACCTCTTTTCACATGGTGGAAACTGCATGGACTTGCCAATTGCTTCAAAAAGTGTAGGACTTCAGTCCCATCATCAGAGGTGCATGTTGTTTCCAGGTCGAGGCCAAATGATGCCAATTATGAATTCATTTGATCCTCCTGGTGACCGTGGTAGAAGTCGTAGAACTGAAAGCAACTCTAATCAGCTAGACAACAAGAAACAATATGAGTTGGATGTTGACCGTATAATGAGAGGAGATGATAAGCGAACGACACTAATGATAAAGAACATTCCTAACAA GTATACTTCCAAGATGCTTTTGGCTGCAATTGATGAGCGCCATCGAGGAACTTATGATTTCATTTATCTACCTATTGATTTTAAG AATAAATGCAATGTGGGGTATGCATTCATCAACATGACGGATCCAACTATGATTATTCCTTTCTACCAG TCATTTAATGGAAAGAAATGGGAGAAATTCAATAGTGAGAAGGTTGCTTCATTAGCATATGGTCGCATCCAAGGTAAAGCTGCTCTGATTGCACATTTCCAAAATTCAAGCTTGATGAATGAGGATAAGCGATGCCGACCCATTCTTTTCAACACAGACGGGCCAAATGCTGGTGATCAG GTACCATTCCCAATGGGGGTGAACGTTCGTATAAGACCTGGAAAAGCTCGAACAAATGCATTTGAAGAGATCAATCAAGGAAGTCCACCAAATATGGGACATGGGGGCGATGATTCTTCACAAGGAGAAACATCTACTTGTTCTGCAAAGGAGTTGGATTGA
- the LOC115714014 gene encoding OVARIAN TUMOR DOMAIN-containing deubiquitinating enzyme 1, translating into MQNQEGLPADGEVESSFSNSDFGEWDTFPDDDIMNQKSLIQSDEADKIPFVGNKEPLSSLATEYQSGSTILLEKIKVLSEQYAAIRRTRGDGNCFYRSFMFSYLEHILMSQDRVEVERIKANVEQCRKTLQSLGYAEFTFEDFFGLFLDQLESVLQGTETSVSHDELLSRSRDQSISDYVVMFFRFVTSGEIRKRSEFFEPFILGLSNGTVEQFCKLSVEPMGEESDHVHITALSDALGVPIRVVYLDRSSCDTGGVSVNHHDFRPTVAGDKPIASSSSGTASPFITLLYRPGHYDILYQK; encoded by the exons ATGCAGAATCAGGAAGGACTACCAGCGGATGGGGAAGTGGAGTCATCTTTTTCCAATTCCGACTTCGGTGAATGGGATACTTTTCCTGATGACGATATTATGAACCAAAAATCCCTAATCCAGTCTGATGAGGCCGATAAAATTCCATTTGTTGGTAACAAG GAACCCCTTTCCTCATTAGCCACAGAATATCAATCGGGCAGCACTATCttgttggaaaaaattaag GTGCTTAGTGAACAATATGCGGCCATTCGGAGAACACGGGGTGATGGGAATTGCTTCTACCGAAGCTTTATGTTTTCATATCTT GAGCACATTTTGATGTCGCAAGATCGAGTTGAAGTTGAACGCATCAAAGCCAATGTTGAACAATGTAGGAAAACACTCCAGAGCTTGGGTTATGCAGAGTTTACTTTTGAGGATTTTTTTGGG CTCTTTCTTGATCAACTGGAAAGTGTTCTCCAAGGAACTGAAACTTCTGTAAG CCATGATGAGCTACTATCCAGGAGTCGGGATCAATCGATATCAGACTATG TCGTAATGTTTTTCAGATTTGTTACTTCTGGTGAAATACGCAAGCGCTCAGAGTTTTTTGAGCCATTTATACTGGGATTAAGCAATGGAACAGTGGAACAG TTTTGCAAGTTGTCAGTGGAACCTATGGGGGAAGAGAGCGATCATGTTCATATTACAGCTCTCTCAGATGCACTGGGTGTGCCCATTCGTGTTGTGTACTTAGACCGCAGCTCCTGTGACACTGGTGGTGTAAGTGTAAATCATCATGATTTTCGGCCTACTGTTGCTGGTGATAAACCAATTGCTAGTAGTAGCTCTGGGACAGCTAGTCCTTTTATTACGTTGCTGTATCGCCCTGGTCACTATGACATTCTCTATCAGAAGTGA